A genome region from Defluviimonas aquaemixtae includes the following:
- a CDS encoding lysozyme inhibitor LprI family protein has translation MTRILSLGVFAMGLVLFLTATGVAQTPVLDRAQVEGCFAATPVGSVDPDCLGAAATACQSATPDGETTLGITACIQAETQVWDEILNREYRETRGHISSQPGLADQLLAAQRAWIAFRDAECGLAYSLWLDGSMRTIAAANCLLDLTARRSFELRDMGGY, from the coding sequence ATGACTAGAATTCTCTCGCTGGGCGTCTTCGCGATGGGTCTTGTCCTCTTTCTGACCGCCACGGGCGTGGCACAGACGCCGGTGCTGGACCGGGCGCAGGTCGAGGGTTGTTTCGCCGCGACCCCGGTCGGGTCGGTTGATCCCGACTGCCTCGGAGCGGCGGCCACTGCATGCCAGAGCGCGACGCCAGACGGTGAGACGACGCTCGGAATCACCGCCTGCATTCAGGCCGAAACCCAAGTATGGGACGAAATCCTGAATCGCGAATACCGCGAAACGCGTGGGCATATATCCTCCCAGCCTGGCCTGGCCGATCAACTCCTGGCCGCCCAGCGGGCCTGGATCGCGTTCCGCGACGCGGAATGCGGTCTCGCCTATTCGCTTTGGCTGGACGGATCGATGCGCACCATAGCGGCGGCGAATTGCCTTCTCGACCTGACGGCCCGGCGAAGCTTCGAACTGCGGGACATGGGCGGGTACTGA
- a CDS encoding isoaspartyl peptidase/L-asparaginase family protein encodes MRIPALVFAFLWIGVSSALGDAVWIEARIANPALRCKASERYAIAIHGGAFWGELEGSGREDAVRAALEQGDRWLDAGAPALDVVEEVVARLEDSGVFNAGKGARANAAGYVELDAAIMDGRGRRVGAVAAVRALKNPVRAARMVMRWTPHVLLSGPSADEVLAAHGAEHAGPDYFGAMSSTGEERDPDTVGAVALDRCGNLAAATSTGGFGAKMPGRVGDSPIPGAGLYAENGVVAVSATGEGESFLRTALAHEIAMRITLAGETLAEATRGAIFGSLTGIGGEGGVVAIDAEGNFVAAFNSDGMVRGSANWQSPPRTASGAE; translated from the coding sequence ATGCGCATCCCTGCCCTGGTCTTCGCGTTTCTCTGGATCGGCGTCTCGTCCGCCCTCGGCGACGCCGTCTGGATCGAGGCGCGCATCGCTAATCCGGCATTGCGCTGCAAGGCGTCGGAGCGCTACGCGATTGCGATTCACGGCGGGGCATTCTGGGGTGAGCTGGAGGGGTCCGGGCGCGAAGATGCCGTGCGGGCCGCGCTCGAACAGGGGGACCGTTGGCTCGACGCGGGCGCACCGGCGCTCGACGTGGTCGAGGAGGTGGTCGCCCGCTTGGAGGATTCGGGCGTCTTTAACGCGGGCAAGGGCGCCAGGGCCAACGCGGCAGGATATGTCGAACTGGATGCGGCGATCATGGACGGGCGCGGCCGCCGCGTGGGCGCCGTTGCCGCCGTGCGGGCGCTGAAAAACCCAGTGCGCGCGGCCCGGATGGTGATGCGCTGGACGCCGCACGTCCTTCTGTCCGGGCCCTCTGCGGACGAAGTACTCGCCGCGCACGGGGCGGAACACGCCGGGCCGGACTATTTCGGTGCGATGTCTTCCACCGGTGAGGAACGAGATCCGGATACGGTCGGCGCGGTGGCGCTCGACCGATGCGGCAATCTCGCCGCGGCGACGTCGACCGGAGGTTTTGGGGCGAAGATGCCGGGCCGCGTCGGCGATAGCCCAATCCCGGGTGCGGGCCTCTACGCCGAAAACGGTGTCGTCGCGGTGTCCGCGACCGGCGAGGGCGAAAGCTTCCTGCGCACCGCACTCGCCCACGAAATCGCGATGCGCATCACTTTGGCCGGCGAAACGCTTGCCGAAGCAACGCGGGGGGCCATCTTCGGCTCGCTCACCGGAATCGGCGGAGAAGGCGGGGTCGTGGCGATCGACGCCGAAGGCAACTTCGTGGCCGCATTCAATTCCGACGGCATGGTGCGCGGCAGTGCGAACTGGCAGTCGCCGCCTCGAACGGCGAGCGGAGCCGAGTGA
- a CDS encoding class I SAM-dependent methyltransferase — protein sequence MAEKEKKRRVDFKAAAEAAERTADAQRIEGDGIAQHVYSDFETYRRVQEEGNKAKLGAQFVKKEHIFFLADWLKTLGHEVDFGLCHGVRRGKEQAWFRRRLPGAEVIGTDISETAQDFANTVQWDFHEANPEWRGRADFVYSNSWDHAYDPVMAFRAWADSLKSGGVILLDHTRDHLPKKSNALDPFGATEAALMGLLNERCGDLGRTIDVLDRSEAETYRARVIVFERA from the coding sequence ATGGCGGAGAAGGAAAAGAAGCGCCGCGTGGACTTCAAGGCGGCGGCAGAGGCGGCCGAGCGCACCGCGGACGCGCAGCGGATCGAGGGCGACGGCATCGCCCAGCACGTCTACAGCGACTTCGAGACCTATCGGCGCGTCCAGGAGGAAGGCAACAAGGCGAAGCTCGGGGCGCAGTTCGTCAAGAAGGAGCACATCTTTTTTCTTGCCGACTGGCTCAAAACCCTCGGTCACGAGGTCGATTTCGGGCTCTGTCACGGCGTTCGGCGCGGCAAGGAGCAGGCCTGGTTCCGGCGCAGGCTACCGGGAGCCGAGGTAATCGGCACCGACATCTCTGAAACCGCGCAGGACTTCGCCAATACCGTGCAGTGGGACTTCCACGAGGCGAACCCCGAATGGCGGGGCCGCGCAGACTTTGTCTACTCGAACTCCTGGGACCACGCCTACGACCCGGTCATGGCCTTCCGCGCCTGGGCCGACAGCCTGAAGTCGGGCGGCGTGATCCTGCTTGATCATACGCGCGATCACCTGCCGAAGAAGAGCAACGCGCTCGATCCCTTCGGAGCAACAGAGGCTGCGCTCATGGGACTTCTCAACGAGCGCTGCGGCGATCTCGGCCGCACCATCGACGTCCTCGACCGGTCGGAGGCCGAAACCTACCGCGCCCGGGTTATCGTCTTCGAACGCGCCTGA
- a CDS encoding isovaleryl-CoA dehydrogenase, translating to MFTASMKFHLGDEIEALRDMVHRWAQDRLKPMAAEIDRTNEFPAELWREMGELGLLGITVPEEHGGAGMGYLAHVVAVEEIARASASVSLSYGAHSNLCVNQIKLNGTDEQKRKYLPRLISGEHVGALAMSEAGAGSDVVSMKLKAEKRNGYYNLNGTKFWITNGPDADTVVVYAKTDPAAGSKGITAFVVEKEMKGFSTSKHFDKLGMRGSNTAELIFEDVEVPFENVLGEEGKGVRVLMSGLDYERVVLSGIGTGIMAACLDEVMPYLATRKQFGQPIGNFQLMQAKVADMYTKMNSARAYLYEVAKACDRGEVTRQDAAACVLYSSEEAMTVAHQAVQAMGGMGFMTETPVSRIFRDAKLMEIGAGTSEIRRMLIGRELMGATA from the coding sequence ATGTTCACCGCGTCCATGAAGTTCCATCTCGGCGACGAGATCGAGGCGCTGCGCGACATGGTCCACCGCTGGGCGCAGGACCGGCTGAAGCCGATGGCGGCGGAGATCGACCGGACGAACGAGTTTCCGGCGGAACTCTGGCGCGAGATGGGCGAACTTGGACTGCTGGGCATCACCGTCCCTGAGGAACACGGCGGCGCGGGGATGGGCTATCTCGCCCATGTTGTGGCGGTCGAAGAGATCGCGCGCGCCTCGGCCTCGGTGTCACTCTCATATGGCGCGCATTCGAACCTGTGCGTGAACCAGATCAAGCTGAACGGCACCGACGAACAGAAGCGGAAGTACCTTCCGCGCTTGATTTCCGGCGAACACGTCGGCGCGCTCGCCATGTCGGAAGCGGGGGCGGGCTCGGACGTCGTCTCCATGAAGCTCAAGGCGGAGAAGCGGAACGGCTATTACAATCTCAACGGCACCAAGTTCTGGATTACGAACGGGCCCGACGCCGATACGGTCGTGGTCTATGCCAAGACCGATCCCGCGGCCGGGTCGAAAGGCATCACGGCATTCGTCGTCGAGAAGGAGATGAAGGGGTTCTCGACCTCGAAGCATTTCGACAAGCTCGGCATGCGCGGATCGAACACGGCGGAGTTGATCTTCGAGGATGTCGAGGTGCCCTTCGAGAACGTGCTCGGCGAAGAAGGCAAGGGCGTGCGGGTCCTGATGTCCGGGCTCGACTACGAACGCGTGGTGCTCTCCGGCATCGGCACGGGCATCATGGCGGCCTGCCTGGACGAGGTGATGCCATATCTCGCAACCCGCAAGCAGTTCGGCCAGCCGATTGGGAACTTCCAGCTGATGCAGGCGAAGGTCGCCGACATGTATACCAAGATGAACTCCGCCCGCGCCTACTTGTACGAAGTCGCCAAGGCCTGCGACCGGGGCGAGGTCACCCGCCAGGACGCGGCGGCCTGCGTGCTTTACTCCTCAGAAGAGGCGATGACCGTCGCCCACCAGGCGGTGCAGGCTATGGGCGGGATGGGATTCATGACCGAAACCCCCGTTTCCCGCATTTTCCGTGATGCGAAGCTCATGGAGATCGGCGCGGGAACGTCCGAAATCCGGCGCATGCTGATCGGGCGCGAACTGATGGGGGCGACGGCATGA
- the gatA gene encoding Asp-tRNA(Asn)/Glu-tRNA(Gln) amidotransferase subunit GatA, producing MTQLNELTIAAARDMLQKGEVTSAELTEACLEAIEAAGALNAFVHKTPEIARKRAQAADARIKSGDAPAMCGIPVGIKDLFCTKGVPSQAASNILRNFRPEYESTVSQQLMDAGAVMLGKLNMDEFAMGSSNETSCYGNAVNPWRRGNDDAQLTPGGSSGGSASAVAADLCLAATGTDTGGSIRQPAAFTGITGIKPTYGRCSRWGIVAFASSLDQAGPMTKDVRDAAIMLGAMCGHDPKDSTSADIPVPDFEAALTGDIRGKKIGIPREYRMDGMPDEIEALWAKGTEMMRDAGAEIVDISLPHTKYALPAYYVVAPAEASSNLARYDGVRYGHRAKLAQGDGITEMYEKTRAEGFGHEVQRRVMIGTYVLSAGFYDAYYNRARKVRALIKKDFEDVFADGIDAILTPATPSAAFGLGEMADADPIAMYLNDVFTVTVNLAGLPGISVPAGLDRQGLPLGLQLIGRPWEEGDLLNHAYVLERAAGFVSKPAKWW from the coding sequence ATGACGCAGCTGAACGAACTGACGATCGCCGCCGCGCGGGACATGCTGCAGAAAGGCGAGGTGACCTCGGCCGAATTGACCGAGGCCTGCCTCGAGGCGATCGAGGCCGCGGGCGCGCTCAATGCGTTTGTCCACAAGACCCCCGAGATCGCCCGCAAGCGCGCGCAAGCGGCGGATGCGCGTATCAAGTCGGGCGATGCGCCCGCGATGTGTGGGATTCCCGTCGGCATCAAGGACCTCTTCTGCACGAAGGGCGTGCCGTCGCAAGCCGCGTCCAACATCCTGAGGAACTTCCGCCCGGAATATGAATCGACCGTAAGCCAGCAGCTCATGGACGCGGGCGCAGTGATGCTCGGCAAGCTGAACATGGACGAGTTTGCCATGGGCAGCAGCAATGAGACCTCGTGTTACGGCAACGCCGTGAATCCGTGGCGGCGCGGCAATGACGATGCGCAATTGACACCCGGCGGGTCGTCGGGCGGCTCGGCCTCGGCGGTGGCGGCGGACCTCTGCCTCGCCGCGACGGGCACCGATACCGGCGGCTCGATCCGGCAGCCCGCGGCCTTCACCGGCATCACAGGTATCAAGCCGACCTACGGGCGCTGCTCGCGCTGGGGGATCGTGGCGTTTGCGTCCTCGCTCGACCAGGCCGGGCCGATGACGAAGGACGTGCGCGACGCGGCGATCATGCTCGGGGCCATGTGCGGGCACGATCCGAAGGATTCGACCTCCGCCGACATCCCCGTGCCGGACTTCGAGGCCGCGCTCACGGGCGACATCCGCGGCAAGAAGATCGGCATTCCGCGCGAATACCGCATGGACGGCATGCCCGACGAGATCGAGGCGCTCTGGGCCAAGGGCACCGAAATGATGCGCGACGCGGGCGCCGAGATCGTCGACATCTCGCTGCCGCACACGAAATATGCGCTTCCCGCCTACTATGTCGTGGCCCCCGCCGAGGCGTCCTCGAACCTCGCCCGTTATGACGGTGTGCGCTATGGCCACCGGGCGAAGCTCGCCCAGGGCGACGGCATCACCGAGATGTATGAGAAGACCCGCGCCGAGGGCTTCGGCCACGAGGTCCAGCGCCGCGTGATGATCGGGACCTACGTTCTGTCGGCCGGCTTCTACGACGCCTACTACAACCGCGCCCGCAAGGTCCGGGCGCTGATCAAGAAGGATTTCGAGGACGTCTTTGCCGACGGCATCGACGCGATCCTGACGCCGGCGACCCCGTCCGCCGCCTTCGGGCTCGGCGAGATGGCCGATGCCGATCCGATCGCGATGTATCTCAACGATGTCTTCACCGTCACTGTGAACCTCGCCGGCCTGCCGGGCATCTCGGTGCCCGCCGGACTCGACCGGCAGGGTCTGCCGCTTGGTCTCCAGCTCATCGGGCGGCCGTGGGAGGAAGGCGACCTGCTGAATCACGCTTACGTGCTGGAACGCGCCGCAGGATTTGTTTCCAAGCCCGCGAAATGGTGGTAA
- a CDS encoding N-acetylmuramoyl-L-alanine amidase has protein sequence MTKTRTDLSPAPGPSSNCGPRRGDAKPSLVVLHYTAMPGLAEARARLCDPASEVSAHYLIAENGRAEALVPEELRAWHAGAGGWGGIDDVNSHSIGIELCNPGDSPFPEPQIAALERLLAEVMARWSIRPERVIGHSDMAPERKRDPGPFFDWRRLAALGLSVWPEDGGEAKTPFATSVRAFGYPDAPKAALLDAFRLRFRPWAKGPEDATDRSLAANLARRFGGNA, from the coding sequence ATGACGAAGACCCGAACCGACCTATCGCCCGCCCCCGGCCCTTCGTCCAATTGCGGTCCGAGGCGCGGCGACGCGAAACCGAGCCTTGTCGTTCTTCACTACACCGCGATGCCTGGCTTGGCGGAAGCGCGCGCGCGGCTCTGCGATCCGGCGTCAGAGGTGTCTGCGCACTATCTTATTGCCGAGAATGGGCGTGCCGAGGCGCTGGTGCCCGAGGAGCTGCGTGCCTGGCACGCCGGTGCGGGCGGCTGGGGCGGGATCGATGACGTCAATTCGCATTCGATCGGTATCGAGCTCTGCAATCCCGGCGACTCACCATTTCCCGAGCCGCAGATCGCGGCGCTCGAACGGCTTCTGGCCGAGGTCATGGCGCGATGGTCGATCCGGCCCGAGCGGGTGATCGGCCATTCCGACATGGCGCCCGAACGCAAGCGCGACCCGGGGCCCTTCTTCGACTGGCGACGGCTGGCCGCTCTCGGGCTGTCGGTGTGGCCGGAAGACGGCGGCGAAGCAAAGACACCGTTCGCTACGTCCGTCCGCGCGTTCGGCTATCCCGACGCGCCGAAAGCGGCGCTGCTCGATGCCTTCCGGCTGCGCTTCCGCCCGTGGGCGAAAGGACCCGAGGACGCGACCGACAGGTCGCTCGCGGCCAATCTCGCGCGACGCTTCGGCGGGAACGCCTAG
- the gatC gene encoding Asp-tRNA(Asn)/Glu-tRNA(Gln) amidotransferase subunit GatC, protein MSITKDDARKVAHLARIAVKEEDLPSLAGELSAVLAFMEQLNEVDVDGVEPMTSVTPMRLKRRQDVVTDGGMVEKILSNAPDAREGFFAVPKVVE, encoded by the coding sequence ATGTCCATCACAAAAGACGACGCGCGCAAGGTGGCCCATCTCGCCCGCATTGCCGTGAAGGAAGAAGACCTGCCGTCGCTCGCGGGCGAATTGTCGGCCGTTCTCGCCTTTATGGAGCAGCTCAACGAGGTCGATGTCGATGGCGTCGAGCCGATGACCTCGGTCACGCCGATGCGGCTGAAGCGGCGCCAGGACGTCGTCACGGATGGCGGAATGGTTGAGAAGATCCTGTCGAACGCGCCTGATGCGCGCGAGGGTTTCTTCGCGGTGCCGAAGGTGGTGGAATGA
- a CDS encoding DUF533 domain-containing protein yields MSFVKTLATLAIGFAAARGYDKYRKVGGMDGVKDAFKKAGEPGGAVDHWGAQVEKMGLPGGAKTVRQVYEQFGGAGDAAEAGLGGLISSMTSAATAGGKMMGDMMESMTGATPASPIAEENAKLMIRAMIQAAKADGEIDAEERQKILDHLSDANDEEIAFVEAELSAPLDPAGLAAATNAAMREQIYSTSLMAISVDTQAERTYLDQLAASLGLDASARDRLHAAMGKPASTA; encoded by the coding sequence ATGAGCTTCGTCAAGACACTGGCCACTTTGGCCATCGGATTCGCAGCCGCCCGCGGCTACGACAAGTACCGCAAGGTTGGCGGAATGGACGGTGTGAAGGACGCCTTCAAGAAGGCCGGGGAGCCCGGTGGCGCGGTCGATCATTGGGGCGCGCAGGTCGAGAAGATGGGCCTGCCGGGTGGCGCGAAGACGGTGCGGCAGGTCTACGAACAGTTCGGCGGTGCTGGCGATGCGGCCGAGGCGGGGCTGGGCGGGCTCATCTCGTCCATGACCAGCGCTGCGACGGCAGGGGGCAAGATGATGGGCGACATGATGGAATCGATGACCGGAGCGACGCCCGCCTCGCCCATTGCCGAGGAGAACGCCAAGCTCATGATCCGAGCCATGATCCAGGCCGCGAAAGCCGACGGCGAGATCGATGCGGAAGAGCGCCAGAAGATCCTCGACCATCTGAGCGACGCGAACGACGAGGAAATCGCCTTTGTCGAGGCTGAGTTGAGCGCGCCGCTCGACCCTGCCGGACTTGCGGCCGCGACGAACGCCGCGATGCGCGAGCAGATCTACTCGACCTCGCTCATGGCGATCAGCGTCGACACGCAGGCCGAGCGGACCTATCTCGACCAACTCGCGGCCTCGCTCGGTCTCGACGCGTCTGCGCGCGATCGGCTGCACGCCGCGATGGGAAAACCGGCGTCGACCGCCTGA
- a CDS encoding carboxyl transferase domain-containing protein yields MKLTSSALPTSDTFRANRAAHEAMLASIAEAAGLAAAGGGEKSLARHVARGKMPPRERVANLLDAGSPFLEIGATAAHGMYGGDAPAAGVIAGIGRVHGQEVMVVANDATVKGGTYYPMTVKKHLRAQEIAEANHLPCVYLVDSGGANLPNQDEVFPDRDHFGRIFYNQARMSAKGIPQIAVVMGSCTAGGAYVPAMSDVSIIVKEQGTIFLAGPPLVKAATGEVVTAEELGGGDVHTRLSGVADYLAEDDSHALALARRAIAQLNRTKPVTVAWQSPEDPAYDPDEIFGLVPADLRTPYDIREVIARVVDGSYFDEFKPRFGETLVTGFAHVEGCPIGIVANNGVLFSESAIKGAHFVELCSQRNIPLVFLQNITGFMVGRKYENEGIARHGAKMVTAVASTNVPKITMLVGGSFGAGNYGMAGRAYSPRFLWTWPNSRISVMGGEQAAGVLATVKREGIERAGGAWSAEEEAEFKRPTIEMFEEQSHPLYASARLWDDGIIDPRRTRDVLALSLSAALNAPIEPTRFGVFRM; encoded by the coding sequence ATGAAGCTGACCTCGTCGGCCCTCCCCACCTCCGACACGTTCCGCGCCAACCGCGCGGCGCACGAGGCGATGCTCGCCAGTATCGCCGAGGCCGCTGGGCTCGCGGCCGCTGGCGGCGGGGAGAAGTCGCTCGCCCGCCACGTCGCGCGCGGCAAGATGCCGCCGCGCGAGCGGGTGGCGAACCTTTTGGACGCGGGCTCGCCCTTCCTCGAAATCGGCGCGACGGCGGCGCACGGCATGTATGGCGGCGACGCGCCCGCCGCCGGTGTCATCGCCGGGATCGGTCGGGTGCATGGGCAGGAGGTCATGGTCGTCGCCAATGATGCCACCGTGAAAGGCGGCACCTATTACCCGATGACGGTGAAAAAGCACCTCCGCGCCCAGGAGATCGCGGAAGCCAACCATCTGCCCTGCGTCTATCTCGTGGACAGTGGTGGCGCGAACCTTCCCAACCAGGACGAGGTCTTCCCCGACCGCGACCATTTCGGTCGCATCTTCTACAACCAGGCCCGGATGTCCGCGAAGGGCATCCCCCAGATCGCCGTCGTCATGGGGTCCTGCACCGCGGGCGGCGCCTATGTGCCGGCCATGTCCGACGTCTCGATCATCGTGAAGGAGCAGGGGACGATCTTCCTTGCCGGGCCGCCTCTGGTCAAAGCCGCCACCGGCGAAGTCGTCACCGCCGAGGAGCTTGGCGGAGGCGATGTCCATACGCGGCTTTCCGGCGTCGCGGACTACCTCGCCGAGGACGACTCCCACGCACTCGCGCTTGCCCGCCGCGCGATTGCCCAGCTCAACCGGACGAAGCCAGTGACCGTCGCCTGGCAGAGTCCCGAAGACCCGGCCTATGATCCGGACGAGATCTTCGGGCTGGTCCCTGCCGACCTTCGCACCCCCTACGATATCCGCGAGGTCATCGCGCGGGTCGTCGACGGCTCCTATTTCGACGAGTTCAAGCCGCGCTTCGGCGAGACGCTGGTCACCGGCTTCGCCCATGTCGAGGGTTGCCCGATCGGCATCGTCGCCAACAACGGCGTCCTGTTCAGCGAGAGCGCGATCAAGGGCGCGCATTTCGTCGAGCTTTGCAGCCAGCGGAACATCCCGCTGGTGTTCCTGCAGAACATCACCGGCTTCATGGTCGGCCGGAAATACGAGAACGAGGGCATCGCCCGGCACGGCGCCAAGATGGTCACCGCCGTTGCCTCGACCAACGTGCCGAAGATCACCATGCTCGTCGGCGGCTCGTTCGGCGCGGGCAATTACGGCATGGCGGGGCGCGCCTATTCGCCCCGCTTCCTCTGGACCTGGCCGAACAGCCGCATCTCGGTGATGGGCGGCGAGCAGGCGGCGGGCGTCCTGGCCACCGTCAAGCGCGAGGGGATCGAACGGGCGGGCGGCGCGTGGTCGGCCGAAGAGGAGGCTGAGTTCAAACGCCCGACGATCGAGATGTTCGAGGAGCAGTCGCATCCACTCTACGCCTCGGCGCGGCTCTGGGATGACGGGATCATCGACCCGCGCCGGACACGCGACGTGCTGGCGCTGTCCTTGTCGGCCGCGCTCAACGCGCCGATCGAGCCGACACGCTTCGGCGTGTTCCGGATGTGA
- a CDS encoding nucleoside deaminase, giving the protein MGGFRSHMEAALAEARAAGARGEVPVGAVVTGPDGRIVARAGNRTRELADPTAHAEILALRAACARSGTERLLGHDLYVTLEPCPMCAAAISFARIARLYYGAEDPKSGGVAHGARVFSHPQCHHVPEVYDGIGAEEAAALLRQFFEGRRV; this is encoded by the coding sequence ATGGGCGGGTTTCGGAGCCACATGGAGGCGGCGCTGGCAGAGGCGCGCGCGGCGGGCGCGCGCGGCGAGGTGCCGGTGGGCGCAGTCGTCACAGGTCCCGACGGGCGGATCGTGGCGCGGGCGGGCAACCGGACGCGCGAGTTGGCCGATCCCACGGCCCATGCGGAGATACTCGCGCTGCGCGCGGCCTGCGCCCGGTCCGGCACCGAGCGGCTGCTGGGCCACGATCTTTACGTGACACTCGAACCCTGCCCGATGTGCGCGGCCGCCATCTCGTTCGCGCGGATTGCGCGGCTCTACTACGGTGCGGAGGACCCGAAATCAGGCGGTGTCGCGCATGGCGCGCGCGTTTTCTCGCATCCGCAGTGCCATCACGTGCCCGAGGTCTATGACGGGATCGGGGCCGAGGAGGCGGCGGCGCTGCTGAGGCAATTCTTCGAAGGCCGTCGCGTTTGA
- a CDS encoding thermonuclease family protein gives MGGRRTRRDTLGAVLRAAMVAAFATGIGVPLVMAANAAVKDGDGCRVYLVVDGDTVKMFCSEEGFVSARLLGFDTPEIYSPGCLSELARGLGATVYLHWRLLAAGYVSAKPEGRDRYDRILTSLRLDGEDIADRMIAAGHARAYEGGAREGWCA, from the coding sequence ATGGGCGGGCGACGGACGCGCAGGGACACTCTTGGCGCCGTGCTCAGGGCGGCGATGGTTGCCGCCTTCGCGACGGGGATCGGCGTGCCGCTCGTCATGGCCGCGAATGCCGCGGTGAAGGACGGCGACGGATGCCGGGTCTATCTGGTCGTGGACGGTGACACCGTGAAGATGTTTTGTTCCGAGGAGGGATTCGTGTCCGCCCGCCTGCTCGGCTTCGACACGCCCGAGATCTATTCGCCGGGCTGCCTGTCGGAACTCGCCCGCGGGCTCGGCGCGACGGTTTACCTTCACTGGCGGCTCCTCGCGGCGGGCTACGTCTCGGCCAAGCCCGAGGGACGCGACCGCTACGACCGGATACTGACATCTTTGCGGCTCGACGGCGAGGATATCGCCGACCGGATGATCGCCGCAGGCCATGCGCGCGCCTATGAGGGCGGGGCGCGGGAAGGCTGGTGCGCATGA
- a CDS encoding metal-dependent hydrolase, with translation MKITWLGHSGFRLQIENAVILVDPWLTGNPMFPQDRRAEAIRGATHVLITHGHGDHASNAVDIAKELGIPIACIHELSAIFGSQGAEVIGFGKGGTITLGGAKVTMVNACHSSSIDSAGGLPQPAGSEAGFMIAGEGHVIYVTGDTDIMADMGWMGEYYKPDIGILCAGGHYTMDMKAAAWAARRFFDFTTVIPCHYRTFPLLAQSADELKAGLPGVTVTEPEVLKAISI, from the coding sequence ATGAAGATCACCTGGCTTGGCCATTCCGGCTTTCGCCTCCAAATCGAGAATGCCGTCATCCTGGTCGATCCCTGGCTGACCGGGAATCCGATGTTCCCGCAAGACCGCCGCGCCGAGGCGATCCGGGGTGCGACGCATGTGCTCATCACGCACGGACATGGCGATCACGCCTCGAATGCCGTGGACATCGCCAAGGAGCTGGGCATCCCGATCGCCTGCATCCACGAGTTGTCGGCAATCTTCGGCTCGCAGGGTGCCGAGGTAATCGGCTTCGGCAAGGGCGGGACGATCACCCTCGGCGGGGCGAAGGTCACGATGGTGAACGCCTGCCATTCTTCCAGCATCGATTCCGCCGGCGGCCTGCCGCAGCCGGCCGGATCGGAGGCGGGCTTCATGATCGCGGGCGAAGGCCACGTGATCTATGTGACGGGCGATACCGACATCATGGCCGACATGGGCTGGATGGGCGAATACTACAAACCCGATATCGGCATCCTGTGCGCCGGCGGGCACTACACGATGGACATGAAGGCCGCAGCCTGGGCAGCCAGGAGGTTCTTCGACTTCACGACCGTGATCCCTTGCCACTACCGGACCTTTCCGCTGCTGGCCCAGTCTGCAGACGAGCTGAAGGCAGGTCTGCCCGGTGTCACAGTGACGGAACCGGAAGTTCTGAAGGCGATCAGTATATGA
- the rpmG gene encoding 50S ribosomal protein L33, whose product MAKPTTIKIRLNSTAGTGHFYVTKKNARTMTEKMVVRKYDPVKRAHVEYKEGKIK is encoded by the coding sequence ATGGCGAAGCCGACGACGATCAAGATCCGTCTGAACTCGACGGCGGGCACCGGGCACTTCTACGTGACCAAGAAGAACGCCCGCACGATGACCGAGAAGATGGTCGTGCGCAAATACGACCCCGTGAAGCGGGCGCATGTTGAGTACAAGGAAGGCAAGATCAAGTAG
- a CDS encoding GNAT family N-acetyltransferase: MAETTTIRIATLSDLAAVDALLARAYPRLLAKHYPPSLRVMAVPHLARAQPALLASGRYYLAVNGTGQVLGAGGWSPSRRKEHADIRHFVTDDRHVRRGIGREIMERIFADVKAAGIARLDCLATRMAVPFYGAMGFAELGPVRINLGPGIDFPAVRMQRTL, encoded by the coding sequence ATGGCCGAGACGACCACAATCCGCATCGCCACCCTGTCGGACCTCGCTGCCGTCGATGCGCTTCTCGCGCGAGCGTATCCGCGACTGCTGGCGAAGCACTACCCGCCCTCGCTTCGGGTCATGGCGGTCCCGCATCTGGCGCGGGCGCAGCCAGCGCTTCTGGCCTCTGGGCGCTACTATCTGGCGGTGAATGGGACCGGGCAGGTCCTCGGAGCGGGCGGATGGTCGCCCTCACGTCGCAAGGAGCATGCGGACATCCGGCATTTCGTCACGGACGACCGGCATGTTCGCCGTGGGATCGGTCGCGAAATCATGGAGCGCATCTTCGCCGATGTGAAGGCCGCGGGCATCGCGCGTCTCGATTGTCTTGCGACACGCATGGCGGTGCCCTTCTACGGCGCGATGGGCTTTGCGGAGCTCGGTCCGGTCCGCATCAATCTTGGCCCGGGCATCGACTTTCCCGCGGTCAGAATGCAGCGCACCCTGTGA